A stretch of DNA from Thermococcus sp. Bubb.Bath:
TCGTCAGCACTGGCTATTCTTCCAATTATGCCGAGATGAGCTGCGCCGTATATGAGGAAGGCAGGCAGGCCGTACATGTATTGAGTTCCGCTAATAATGTTCACCCAATTAGAACGGCCCTCCCTGTTCAGCTTGTCTAAGGCTTTTCTGCCGTCAGGATGCTGGAGGAGATTCTGGATCTCGTCGATGATAAAGAATACTGGAGTATTTCTGAACCGGACGAACTTGGTCACGATGTACATAACCAGATGCTTGAATATCCAGGCCTCCTCAGCGGGCGTCAGCTCGGAGTTGGCAGAGAAATCTATGACGTTGATTGTGTCGGTCGAAAGTTCGGAGGTAAAATCTTTGTGCTTTGAGAAGATTGTGTCACTCCTGAGGAGCGCGCAGACCTCGAGGATGCTGAGGAGGGTTTGACTTGGGACAGCGGAGTTGGGCTTGTATTTCTTTTCCCACTCATACCCAAAGCGCTCGAGCTCATCAGGATCCCTTTTCCTCTCGAGGTCCCACGCCTGCCTGATAACCCTTCCATAGATTGTGTTCCTGTTTATCTGCCCGAGCCGGGAGATGAACTCAAAATCCACGTCTTTATACCGTACTGTTCCCGAGATGGCCGAGCAGTTGTTGTCTCTTTCAATGACTCCGAGGTCTCGCGTGGGCCGGAAAACTATCCTCTTAACAGGGAACGCTTTTGGCTTCAACCCGTGCCAGCTAAGGATGGAGTGTTTATCTCCAGGGAACGGAGGAATTGTCGTAAAGGGCCAGTTGGGCCAGCCAAAGGCAAAATCGCCAGGCTTCCCGTACGTCACTCCATCATTGGAAAGGAGGTTGTAATACTGGAGAATGCCCTGAAAGTTCTCTTTAACGAAGTCCTTTCCCTTTTTCTTTGCCGCGAATGCTAGGAAGTCCATGAGGTCTTTTGCCTTGTTTTTATCGTATTTCTGCTCGATGACTACCACCAGGGCTCCTGGAACTTTGTCGAAGATTTCCTCTGCGAGGGCCCTCATGACCGTGGTCTTCCCGCTACCGCTCGGCCCAAGGAAAGTGATGTGATTTGCTTCAGTCTCCTTGAGCTCTACGTACCGTTTCTCTTTGTCCGTGTTCTTTCCGATATATATCGATACCCCCATCTAACCCACACCTCCAGGTGCTTTCTATGATTGCCAAATACGGCGCCAATCGTCATTAATTATAGAGATTAGGCGTTTTCCTCTTTCTTTTTCTTAATTCCAGCCTTTTCCTCTTGTGCTTTGAAAATAAAACTATGTAACTCTCCCACACACCCTTTTTAGAGGCGGCCAAGCTCCCACGACCTTTTCTTCCGATAGAGTCCATATCCAATGAGCCCAACAATTATGCCGCTGATAAGCAGCGTTTTCCAAAGAATTGACCCCCATGTTCTCTCTTTCTTCGCCTGCTCGATATACTGATCTTTGTTCTTCTCGCTTGTCGACTTCATCGCCTGATCTATGATCTGCTTGTACTCTCCATTCTGCTGCTCAAGAAAATCAGCCTTCGCCTTCAGCTGGTTGTACCTGTTCGTGAGGTTCGCCAGCTGCTCCTTGAGCTGCCGGTTCTCCTTTGTGAGGTTTAACAATTGAGCCTGGAGCTTTGGAAACTCCTTCGTACGGTTCTGAAGAGCTGCAACCTGGCCGGCAAGCTGTTTCTTCTCAGACTGAAGTCTTGAATTAATCGCAGTAAGGTTCTGTATCCTCCGGTCCTTCTCCCTGAGGGTCTCATTCAACTTCTGAAGCTCAAGTTTCGTAGCATTCAACTCTCCTAATTCAGAACTCATGTTTGCGATCGTCTGATTCGCCTCAGCCAGCTGACTTAGTAGGGCCTCTTTCTCCTGTTCGAGCGCTGCTTTTGTCTTCTCCAGCTCGGCTTTTTCCACCTGGAGGGATTGAATTCTTAGGCTCATGTTCTGAAGGCTGGCAACGAGAGCAGTATTTGTAGAGTTGAGTTGGCTAATGAGGGTCTCAAGGTTAGCCTTCTCGTCCTGGAGCTGCTTTATCTGCGTAGTCAGGTTCTGAATGGTGGTATTCAGCTCATGAATAGTGGCCTCAAGCTCTTTCACCCGCGTCTCGTTCGTCTGGTTCACGATTATTGTCCTGTTCACGACCTTTGTTATTGTGATCGGCCAGAACGTGGCCGAGAAGGGCTTCTCAGAGCTAACGGTTATCCTCATCGTGGTGTAGTTGACAGGAACGACCGTCAGGTTCATTCTGCCGAGCAGAACCGTCCCATTCAAGAGGAAGTATGGAGTACTGCCAATCTCAAGCAGGGCTACCGGATCAGGGAGCACCTGGACAGTCGTGTTGAGCTGACCATCAGAGAGATATAGGGTTTGCCCTGCCCCGACCTCTCCGGTCCATGTGTATGCTGACGCGCTCCCAAAGCACAATATCATATATACTAATATAAGAATAAGTGTTTTCATACCTCGAAAGTTCATTGTTCTCACCCCAAAAGGCCCTTCAAGCTAACCGTTCCAGTCTTCCGGTTGACCCAAACCATGCCCGCAAACAGGCTGTTGCGGCCCGTATCCAGCTGAACCTCAAAAACAAAGTACTTCTGACCGTCCTTCTCCATCTCCGTTAGGCTGCTTTCCTTGACCTTGAGAGCATACCCGTGCGCCTTGAGCTTTAGATTGTAAGGAGCTAGATAGTTCTCAGCTGCAGAGTACGCTGCCGCTGCCGTGATCGGATAGTTCTCGACATAATCCCCCTGCATGACTGTTAGATGCCCATCTGCCCACCGGATGATGTTTCCAGTCATGATAAAGCCCTTCTCAGGATAACCAAGCGCATGAAGCCGCGCCTGGAGAGGGTCAACCTGATGAAAGGCCGAATACGCATAATAACTCCCCAAAATAACCGAAATCAACAGGAACAGCCGGAGTATCACACGGGAAAAAGAAGGGGAGGAACGGTGGGCGTACATATCAGCCCACCTCAGCTAGAGTTCTGCTTCACGACAACCGGCCAGGTTGTGGTCGAGTTGGCCTGAATGATGTACGGGCTGCTCTCGTTGAAGAGCATGGCCTTGTTGCCGCTCAGGTCCTCGACACTGAAGTAGAATGCATAGTAGTTGTTTGCAGTGATGTTGCTCAGAACGACCGGCAGGGTAGTCGCGTTGACCTCGGTGAAGACTGTCGTATTGCTCACGGTGTTGTTAGTGCCGAGGTCGGCCCAATACACATGATAGGCCGCTATCTGGTCGTTGTCGGTCGCGTTGAAGTTAATGCTGAAGGTTCCAGCTGTGCTGTTGTAGTCGAGGCTAACAGAGCTCAGAGTCGGAGCGGTCGTATCCTTGACGGTAATGCTCTTGACATCGCTCTCAAGAGTCTTTCCGGCGTTATAAGCCACCTTGACCTTGTAATAAACCACGTCACCGAACTTGCTCGGGATCTCGACTTTGTACGTGCCGTTTACCTCGGTCGCGTTGGCAGCCGTATAAGTTGCGTTGTTCGGGTCTGCGACGTTGAGCGCGTAGAGGACCTGAACGCTGGAAATGTTGAAGTGTTCCTCATTCGTCAGGTTGAACGAAACCGCCACGTGGCCAGTGGACTGATCAACGGTCGCGGCAAGGTCCGAAACCGCAAGCTGATAGGTCTCGGTCGTGTTGGTAGTATTCCCACTCAGGGTGTTGGTTATGTCCACGAAACCGCCGCCTCCACCGTGGTACGCCCACCAGGCAATAGCCCCAAACAGGACCAGCAGGGCAAGAGTCAACATCTGTCTCTCATTCTTCCTCATTTCTCAAGCACCTCCAAACATGCTTATCATTTCCTTTACCGTACTAGGAACTGACTTCAGGAAAGAAAAGAAAGTATCTGATAAGCCAAATGCCTTGAGCAAGGCTATCGCTGCGAGGAACCAAAGCAAGTAATCTAAGAGCTTGTTCTTTGAGAACATTGAAAGCAGGAAGAGGATGACTGCAAGGGCAAGGTACGGGTGCGCCTGCGCTATGCTCTGAAACTGACTGATCACGCTGTTAACGTCCATAGTTCGCACCCCCTCTGAATGCGAGAGCGCCGAGGATGGCGGCAACGCTGAAGCTCACGACGCCCTTAACGAGCTCGTAGGCGGTAGCTTCAGGGTTCGAGGTCATTGCAAGCATGATGATGCTCCCGATGATGAGGAAGCTGGCCGCGTCCCAAATACCCCAACTCTCCAGATCCGCAATCCTGTAAACTGAAAGCCCTACAAGGGCCGAGGGGATGTAGAGCGCCCAAAATCCACTGAGGCCAAAGAGCTGGCCCACTGTAACCATGCTGTGCTGGAAATGAAAGACGCAGAGGATGTAAACGATGATGGCTGCTGCAATCCTGCCGAGCATTGCTAATCACCTCAGAGCCTCGCAAGGAGGAGTTTGGTCAAATGGAACACTCCAGGGAGGAGCAGGGCCTGGTGTATGTACTGCCCTTTTGTTGCAATTGTAGCGCCGAGCCAGATCCAGAGCAGGAGCTCATTATCCCCTGTTTCAGGGAGGGTGATGTACGTGGCCACCAGGCCGGCCCACAGAAGCGTCGCTGGAGAGTAACTATTGAGGTTGAACGTAATTGAACCGGCCACGAAGTAGAGGGCCGCCGCGAAGATTATCGAGCTCATGATAATTACCGCGAAAAGGCCACCAGTACTCCCGCCCCTTCCAAGTTTGCCGCCCATCCAGGCGTACATCTTCGCGTAGTCTTCTCTTCCCGCTATTTTGTCGAGGAGCTCTGCGCCGAGGATTAGCCAGAAGCTTGTCCCTGCAATGACTTTGACGAGATCTGAAACTGTGGCCTCATGTGAGTCACCGTACCAGAACAACCCGGCAAACATTAAGCCCGCGAGGATGCCTCTAAGCAGTATCAGCCCGTGCTTTGGGACCTGAAAATTGTTTCCCACTTCAGTGCACCCCCGGCAGGATTGTCAGGAACTTTCCGGCCGTCACGAGCGTCTCAGCCACCCACATCCACAGGACCCACTCGCTTGTTCCGGTGTTCGGCATGAGGACCAGTAGGGCCACTGCGCCGGATGCTATTACTGCCGCAGCACTGGCCGCCTGAATACTGCCCGCTATCAGCCACAGGAAGGCAAAGAAGAACACTCCTGTGGCAATTAGGGCATAGATAAGCCCCACCATCCTGTTGCTCGGCTTCTTGACCATCTTGTCGTAGAGTTTGCCGCTGTCCAGGCCGTAGTCAAAGAACATGGCGAGGAGTATGGCGGTAAACGGGATTCTGGCGAAGGCCTCGTTAAACTGCTGTGCTGTAACGTTGTGCTGTCCCGCGTACCAGGCCATCAGGGCCAGTATTGCCGTCACCACTACCCTAAAACTCCATTTTGAAAAGCGAGGGCCAGCGCCCCCGCCGCCTTTTCCGTCACCCATCTTTTCACCACCTCAGAGCAGTTTCTTCCAAATCACGAAAGCTCCAGCTAGGGCAAAGAGAATCACGAGAATCATCCACAGTGGAATTCCGAGGATCTTCTTGCTCAAAGCGTTCTTTGCTGTGCCAAATACACTGATATGGGGCTGGTACTGCTCCGCAATATTGGATATATGATCGCCCATCTTTGCGTCGAGCTTTGCCTGTTCTGGAGCACCGTACATGGCCTTCTTTGAAGCAGATATGTAGAAGTCACCGGCCTGCTCATACTTCTTGGCAGCATTGAGATAATTTAGAATCTGCTGCTTGTCTTTTGAGCTCGCAGCATGGTTCAAAGCATCAATAGCAGCCTGATATGCGGATTCTGCTTTCTTCGCATAACTCTCTGCATCCGAGTTCCCCACACCATGAGCCTGTTCTTCTAGTGCTTTTGCCGTCTGAAGCTTCTCGTTTAGACCGTTAATGAGAGCATTGACACTTGCTTTCAACTGCGCAAGATCATCAGCGGTGAGAGTGCTCTGATTGACTATCGTCACCAGCTGCTGAACCTGTGGATCATCTAGTACTTGGCGCTCATTTGGTTCAACTGAAACCTTTGGCCAGACTATTTCCCAAATTGGGATCTGCTGGCCGTCTTTCCGAGTAATAGTGAAGTAAGCAATACCAAATACCTCATACGTTAGGACGTCTGTTCCAGTTGTATAATGCGCGTTGAGGTCTTTCGGCACTCCAGTCTCCGTAAGATCCCCAAGATGTCCGAAGACTGAATCCGCAAGCTCCCATGAACCACCATCTCTAACGCGAACCGTGAAGAACCTGAAATCGTCAGTCATCGTGATGTTCAGCGGTTTAAAGTAACCAGGATTCGGGGCAATGTAGAACTTGTAATCAGCGGTTGAACCCATGACATGTACTGGAGCGGCATATGTCAATGTGATAAAGTTGCTAACTGACCCAACGAACTTCTCCTGGTAAA
This window harbors:
- a CDS encoding ATPase: MGVSIYIGKNTDKEKRYVELKETEANHITFLGPSGSGKTTVMRALAEEIFDKVPGALVVVIEQKYDKNKAKDLMDFLAFAAKKKGKDFVKENFQGILQYYNLLSNDGVTYGKPGDFAFGWPNWPFTTIPPFPGDKHSILSWHGLKPKAFPVKRIVFRPTRDLGVIERDNNCSAISGTVRYKDVDFEFISRLGQINRNTIYGRVIRQAWDLERKRDPDELERFGYEWEKKYKPNSAVPSQTLLSILEVCALLRSDTIFSKHKDFTSELSTDTINVIDFSANSELTPAEEAWIFKHLVMYIVTKFVRFRNTPVFFIIDEIQNLLQHPDGRKALDKLNREGRSNWVNIISGTQYMYGLPAFLIYGAAHLGIIGRIASADDELLLRKVIRDFNRIKNPKVKSFREYKNVKPWLKGRGWFSFDKMYTERIYFRPPQSL
- a CDS encoding t26-9p, yielding MDVNSVISQFQSIAQAHPYLALAVILFLLSMFSKNKLLDYLLWFLAAIALLKAFGLSDTFFSFLKSVPSTVKEMISMFGGA